One window of Chlamydiales bacterium STE3 genomic DNA carries:
- a CDS encoding 30S ribosomal protein S15 (Product derived from UniProtKB/Swiss-Prot:Q6MDI1;Gene name derived from UniProtKB/Swiss-Prot:Q6MDI1) translates to MSLDKGTKEEITKKFQLHEKDTGSADVQIAILTERIAELTEHLKRSPKDHGSRLALLKLVGQRRRLLDYLNSTDTKRYQSLIKKLNLRR, encoded by the coding sequence ATGTCTCTAGATAAAGGTACAAAAGAAGAGATTACCAAAAAATTTCAACTTCATGAGAAGGACACAGGATCGGCAGACGTTCAAATCGCGATTCTTACTGAAAGAATTGCAGAGTTGACAGAACATCTTAAAAGGTCTCCTAAAGACCATGGTTCACGCCTTGCACTACTCAAGCTAGTGGGCCAGAGAAGACGCTTGCTTGATTATCTTAATTCTACAGATACGAAGCGTTATCAATCATTAATTAAGAAATTAAACCTTAGAAGGTAA
- a CDS encoding Polyribonucleotide nucleotidyltransferase (Product derived from UniProtKB/Swiss-Prot:Q6MDI2;Gene name derived from UniProtKB/Swiss-Prot:Q6MDI2;EC number derived from UniProtKB/Swiss-Prot:Q6MDI2), with translation MDLERKQMSVIVDGKEIIFETGKIGRQAGGAVVVKCGETILFNTACASPEADPEIDFFPLRVDYQEKFSSAGKTLGGFIKREGKPSEKETLVSRLIDRPLRPMFAEGFHNEVQVLSFVWSYDGMNAPEPLAICGCSAALVISDIPLLKPIAGVRVGLIEGKYVINPSIEEQKKSKLDLMIAGTEDAVLMIEGFCDFLTEEQVMEAIETGHHWIKVICQALKDWQAQIGKAKSQTHLYTISDEAIKEVERIAGPELNKALRITEKMKREEAQSQVKLALFKQLFAGEPKFTEAEVNKALKAVSSKLMREMILKENLRSDGRKTTEIRAIDIEQGLLPRVHGSSLFTRGETQSMAVCTLGGESMAQRFEDLEGDGSRRFYLQYFFPPFSVGEVGRMGAPGRREVGHGKLAERALTAVLPAKAEFPYTIRVESNITESNGSSSMATVCGCCLAMMEAGVPIKRPVAGIAMGLVLEGDEHTILSDILGLEDALGDMDFKVAGDHQGITAFQMDIKVEGITPEIMRSALAQAKEGRIHILNKMLDVAPKHKETMSIYAPRIETLVIKPSKIASVIGPGGKQIRAIIEQTGVEIDINDDGLVSISAPSLENIEKAKAIINSLTAEIEIGKIYNGKVASVVPFGIFVEILPGKEGLCHISEFDHVRISNLADFVKPGDVVSVKVMDINERGQLKLSRKATIVATGAN, from the coding sequence ATGGACTTGGAACGCAAACAAATGAGTGTGATTGTCGATGGCAAAGAAATCATTTTCGAAACAGGTAAGATTGGTCGACAAGCAGGCGGAGCGGTCGTCGTTAAATGTGGTGAAACTATTCTATTTAACACGGCGTGCGCTTCTCCGGAAGCTGACCCAGAAATTGATTTCTTCCCTTTAAGGGTAGATTATCAGGAAAAATTTTCTTCCGCCGGTAAAACTTTGGGCGGATTTATCAAAAGGGAAGGCAAGCCTTCTGAAAAAGAAACTTTAGTTTCTCGCTTAATCGACCGTCCACTACGCCCAATGTTTGCAGAAGGTTTTCACAATGAAGTTCAAGTTCTTTCATTTGTCTGGTCCTATGATGGCATGAATGCACCAGAGCCTCTCGCTATTTGTGGCTGCTCCGCGGCTCTTGTAATTTCAGATATCCCTCTCCTTAAACCAATCGCTGGTGTCAGGGTTGGCTTGATTGAGGGCAAGTACGTGATTAACCCATCAATAGAAGAACAAAAAAAATCTAAACTTGACTTGATGATTGCTGGAACTGAAGATGCTGTTCTCATGATCGAGGGTTTCTGCGACTTTCTAACTGAAGAACAAGTCATGGAAGCGATCGAAACTGGCCACCACTGGATCAAAGTTATTTGCCAAGCTTTAAAAGATTGGCAGGCCCAGATTGGCAAAGCAAAAAGCCAAACTCACCTTTATACTATTTCTGATGAAGCGATTAAAGAAGTTGAGAGAATCGCAGGTCCAGAATTAAATAAAGCTCTTCGCATTACAGAAAAAATGAAACGAGAAGAAGCTCAATCTCAAGTCAAACTTGCTCTTTTCAAACAGCTTTTCGCAGGCGAGCCTAAGTTTACAGAAGCAGAAGTCAATAAAGCCCTAAAAGCTGTCTCTTCCAAGCTCATGCGCGAAATGATCTTGAAGGAAAATTTAAGAAGTGATGGGAGAAAAACGACTGAAATCCGTGCCATCGATATTGAACAAGGCTTATTGCCACGAGTTCACGGCAGCTCATTGTTTACCCGAGGCGAAACTCAGAGCATGGCTGTTTGTACTCTTGGAGGAGAAAGCATGGCTCAGCGGTTTGAAGATCTTGAGGGGGATGGAAGCCGACGCTTTTACCTTCAATATTTCTTTCCTCCATTTTCCGTTGGAGAAGTTGGCCGCATGGGAGCACCGGGAAGAAGAGAAGTAGGTCATGGCAAACTTGCAGAGCGAGCTCTAACAGCTGTACTCCCTGCCAAAGCAGAATTTCCTTACACAATCCGCGTAGAATCCAATATCACAGAGTCCAATGGCTCTTCTTCTATGGCAACAGTATGCGGGTGTTGCCTTGCAATGATGGAGGCTGGCGTTCCCATCAAGCGTCCCGTTGCAGGCATTGCTATGGGTCTTGTCCTTGAAGGTGATGAGCACACAATCTTATCAGATATCTTAGGCTTGGAAGATGCACTTGGTGACATGGACTTTAAAGTTGCTGGAGACCATCAAGGGATCACAGCATTTCAGATGGATATTAAAGTCGAAGGCATTACGCCTGAAATTATGCGCTCGGCCCTTGCTCAAGCAAAAGAGGGGCGCATTCATATCTTAAATAAAATGCTAGACGTGGCTCCAAAGCATAAAGAAACGATGTCAATTTATGCCCCACGCATTGAAACACTCGTCATTAAGCCAAGCAAAATTGCTTCTGTTATTGGGCCTGGGGGTAAACAGATCCGCGCCATCATCGAACAAACAGGGGTCGAGATCGACATCAATGATGATGGGCTTGTCAGCATTTCCGCTCCAAGTTTAGAAAATATTGAAAAAGCTAAAGCTATTATTAATAGCTTAACCGCTGAAATTGAGATTGGTAAAATTTATAATGGAAAAGTGGCATCCGTTGTTCCATTCGGAATTTTTGTTGAGATTCTACCTGGAAAAGAAGGCCTTTGCCATATCTCTGAATTTGATCATGTCCGAATTTCTAACCTTGCTGATTTCGTCAAGCCTGGCGATGTTGTTAGCGTGAAAGTAATGGACATTAATGAGAGAGGGCAGCTCAAGTTAAGCCGTAAAGCAACGATTGTAGCTACAGGAGCAAACTAA
- a CDS encoding Spermidine/putrescine transport system permease protein PotB (Product derived from UniProtKB/Swiss-Prot:P0AFK5;Gene name derived from UniProtKB/Swiss-Prot:P0AFK5), whose amino-acid sequence MFRMSSRRIQTLKRTNFWQEFFVSSPSFLWLAFFFVLPTALIFTYAFKSSDLYGGIEPGWTLETIKSLIDKQYLTLIVRTLFLSTITTIICLVLALPLSYFLAQIDTKWRKTLLMLIIIPFWSSFLIRIFAWKSLLHPEGIFKKALVALHLVSPETSLLYNSAAVILVMVYTYLPFAVLPTYAAASKFNFHLIEASMDLGASRTRAFLTIFIPVIRSSIFTAMVMVFIPAIGAYVIPDLVGGIYSEMIGNKIAQRTFSDRDIPLASALSALLTLAVLVPLFVVTFLRRRDKRTKLGWRGKE is encoded by the coding sequence CTGTTCAGGATGTCATCAAGGAGGATCCAGACATTGAAGAGGACTAACTTTTGGCAAGAATTTTTTGTTAGCTCTCCTTCTTTTCTATGGCTAGCATTTTTCTTTGTTTTGCCAACAGCTTTAATTTTTACCTACGCGTTCAAATCTTCAGATCTTTATGGTGGAATTGAACCAGGCTGGACACTTGAAACGATTAAAAGTTTGATAGACAAACAGTATCTTACGTTGATTGTTAGAACTCTTTTTCTTAGCACAATCACAACAATTATATGCCTTGTTCTAGCCCTTCCCTTAAGCTACTTCCTAGCGCAAATTGACACAAAATGGCGCAAAACGCTCCTCATGTTAATTATCATCCCTTTTTGGAGCAGCTTCTTGATTCGCATTTTTGCTTGGAAATCTCTTTTGCATCCCGAAGGTATTTTTAAAAAGGCTCTAGTTGCTTTACATCTTGTTTCGCCAGAAACTTCCCTACTCTATAATTCTGCTGCCGTTATCCTAGTAATGGTCTACACTTACTTGCCGTTTGCTGTACTTCCTACTTATGCTGCTGCTTCTAAGTTCAACTTTCATCTTATTGAAGCCAGCATGGATCTAGGAGCTTCTCGCACGCGGGCATTCCTCACCATTTTCATCCCCGTTATTCGCAGCAGTATTTTTACCGCCATGGTTATGGTGTTTATTCCTGCAATCGGTGCTTACGTAATTCCCGACTTGGTGGGGGGTATTTATAGCGAAATGATTGGTAACAAGATTGCACAAAGAACTTTTTCTGATCGCGATATTCCTCTAGCAAGTGCTCTTTCAGCACTGCTAACGCTTGCAGTCTTAGTTCCGCTTTTTGTAGTCACATTTTTAAGAAGGCGCGATAAAAGAACCAAGCTAGGGTGGAGGGGAAAAGAATGA
- a CDS encoding tRNA-specific adenosine deaminase (Product derived from UniProtKB/Swiss-Prot:P44931;Gene name derived from UniProtKB/Swiss-Prot:P44931;EC number derived from UniProtKB/Swiss-Prot:P44931) — protein MLSSLSVRWPIYKKNSMSSSVEEDEKYMFEALKEAKKAFKQDEVPVGAVLVRKGQIIARGHNQVELLNDATAHAEMLCMTAGEAVLENWRLTDSVLYCTLEPCAMCAGAMFLTRISRLVWGAPDLRHGANGSLFNLFDKVHPIHNIEVRGGVLGDFSAYLLREFFKKRRELE, from the coding sequence ATGTTGAGCAGCTTAAGCGTCAGGTGGCCAATTTACAAAAAAAACTCCATGTCTAGTTCTGTCGAAGAAGATGAAAAGTACATGTTTGAAGCCCTTAAAGAGGCTAAGAAAGCCTTTAAGCAGGATGAGGTTCCTGTGGGAGCCGTCCTTGTAAGAAAGGGGCAGATTATTGCAAGAGGGCATAACCAAGTTGAGTTGTTAAATGACGCTACTGCTCACGCCGAAATGCTCTGCATGACTGCGGGGGAGGCGGTTCTAGAGAATTGGCGCCTTACAGACTCTGTTCTCTACTGCACCTTAGAGCCCTGTGCAATGTGCGCCGGAGCTATGTTTCTAACGCGAATTTCGCGTTTAGTTTGGGGCGCTCCTGATCTTCGCCATGGTGCAAATGGTAGTTTATTTAACCTGTTTGATAAAGTGCACCCCATACACAACATTGAAGTGAGAGGAGGCGTTTTAGGGGACTTCTCTGCCTATTTGTTGAGGGAATTCTTTAAAAAACGCAGGGAATTAGAATGA
- a CDS encoding Spermidine/putrescine transport system permease protein PotC (Product derived from UniProtKB/Swiss-Prot:P0AFK6;Gene name derived from UniProtKB/Swiss-Prot:P0AFK6) — translation MKKSPISALVSICIIFFLYLPILILFISSFDSSKYGSDTFHFSFKWYIKLFQERELWRALLNSLIIGIGAALVSCLLGTLSAFSLFRFKTFLQKVHHAFVYVPLIIPDILMGISLLLFFGTIFFPLGLFTVFIAHTTFCISYVAMVVLSRLQHFDFSVIEAAQDLGANGWLIVKKVWLPLLAPSMFAGGLLAFTLSFDDFVITYFVAGQGALTLPLYIYSMIKFGSTPIINALSTLLLLLTGPIVWLTHTLSEDV, via the coding sequence ATGAAGAAAAGTCCAATTTCAGCTTTGGTAAGTATTTGCATTATCTTTTTTTTGTATTTGCCAATTCTCATTTTATTTATCAGCTCTTTTGATTCTTCCAAGTATGGCAGTGATACATTTCATTTTTCTTTCAAATGGTATATAAAACTTTTTCAAGAGAGAGAGCTTTGGAGGGCACTTCTTAACTCTTTGATAATTGGTATCGGAGCCGCTCTTGTTTCATGCCTTCTAGGCACACTTAGTGCATTTTCACTATTTCGCTTTAAAACGTTTTTGCAAAAAGTCCATCATGCTTTCGTCTATGTCCCTCTCATTATTCCCGATATTCTTATGGGCATTAGCTTATTGCTATTCTTTGGAACAATTTTTTTTCCTCTTGGCTTATTTACTGTGTTTATTGCCCATACCACTTTTTGTATTAGTTATGTTGCCATGGTTGTCTTATCAAGATTGCAGCATTTCGATTTTTCAGTAATAGAAGCAGCACAAGATTTGGGGGCCAATGGATGGTTAATCGTAAAAAAAGTTTGGCTGCCCCTCCTCGCCCCATCCATGTTTGCAGGCGGGCTATTAGCATTCACTCTCTCCTTTGATGATTTTGTGATCACTTACTTTGTTGCAGGCCAAGGAGCTTTAACCCTCCCTCTCTACATTTATAGTATGATCAAGTTTGGCTCTACCCCTATCATTAATGCCTTGTCGACTTTATTATTGCTATTGACAGGTCCTATTGTCTGGTTAACGCATACACTTTCAGAGGACGTATAA
- a CDS encoding hypothetical protein (Product derived from UniProtKB/Trembl:Q6MDH8), whose translation MHKETTYKEKLVHLGEWLPSIIETIKKDLKNEHLKQDFQFVKKYFPGKNINKIESEELSGAYKAAIEEQENGEMLAEFIASRWIIKNSDLYYFFENFLSSVDPNFTEIVELDERNGEKLIEEATVSFGAKSTYVFSVLNSVAFTRDQFSKLQSNAQKETATQNEERVEREEKATIEGMKRNQEREIARLTDKYEKKLAGLQKKYIQDVEQLKRQVANLQKKLHV comes from the coding sequence ATGCATAAAGAAACTACATATAAGGAAAAACTGGTCCATCTCGGGGAGTGGTTGCCTTCCATTATTGAAACAATCAAAAAAGATTTGAAAAATGAGCACTTAAAGCAAGATTTTCAATTTGTTAAAAAATATTTTCCAGGAAAAAACATCAATAAAATTGAATCGGAAGAACTTTCTGGAGCTTACAAAGCTGCTATCGAAGAACAGGAAAATGGGGAGATGCTTGCAGAGTTTATAGCAAGTCGATGGATTATAAAAAATAGCGATTTATATTACTTCTTTGAAAACTTTCTATCCTCAGTGGATCCTAATTTCACAGAAATTGTTGAGCTAGACGAACGTAATGGAGAAAAACTCATCGAAGAAGCTACTGTTTCGTTCGGCGCTAAGAGCACATATGTTTTTTCGGTGCTTAACTCCGTTGCATTTACCCGAGATCAATTTTCGAAACTACAGTCTAATGCCCAGAAAGAAACAGCTACTCAAAATGAAGAACGTGTAGAAAGGGAAGAGAAAGCGACGATAGAAGGCATGAAAAGAAATCAAGAGAGAGAAATTGCCCGTTTAACGGATAAGTACGAAAAAAAGCTAGCGGGTCTTCAAAAGAAATACATTCAAGATGTTGAGCAGCTTAAGCGTCAGGTGGCCAATTTACAAAAAAAACTCCATGTCTAG
- a CDS encoding Spermidine/putrescine import ATP-binding protein PotA (Product derived from UniProtKB/Swiss-Prot:Q6MCV4;Gene name derived from UniProtKB/Swiss-Prot:Q6MCV4;EC number derived from UniProtKB/Swiss-Prot:Q6MCV4): protein MPDSLEFRHISKNFGSYKALDDVSFSIKMGEFFSLLGPSGCGKTTLLRLVAGFEKPDEGQIFLNGQDITNLPPHRRPINTVFQNYALFPHLTLYENIAFGLRIDKLPKHEIEREVDRMLDLIQMSDYADKRPDEISGGQKQRIAIARALIKKPQVLLLDEPLAALDLKLRQKMLLELDLIHDEVGITFLFVTHDQTEAMAVSDQIAVLHRGRLEQIGSPVELYESPKSSFVAAFIGDTNFLDGTLLKKVSSDYSLLRIENFPDVLCYNDKQIASGELIHLSMRPEKIHISKERPKISSPPHNLMQGIVHDVVYKGDHTNFWVAVGEDYRIAVTQQHNRTLLDETPIRWKDQVWIWWHADDGYMLERYHPSDENLTQTPSEHVGSVQDVIKEDPDIEED, encoded by the coding sequence ATGCCAGATTCTCTTGAATTTCGCCACATTTCAAAGAATTTCGGCTCCTATAAAGCCCTAGATGATGTTTCCTTTAGCATTAAAATGGGGGAGTTTTTTTCTCTATTAGGTCCTAGCGGCTGTGGCAAGACAACGTTACTACGTCTTGTAGCAGGGTTTGAAAAACCCGATGAGGGTCAAATTTTTCTTAATGGACAGGATATTACCAATTTGCCTCCTCACAGAAGACCTATTAATACGGTTTTCCAAAATTATGCACTCTTCCCCCATCTAACTCTTTATGAAAATATTGCCTTCGGCCTACGTATTGATAAGCTTCCCAAGCATGAAATCGAACGAGAAGTAGATCGAATGCTCGACCTCATACAAATGAGTGATTATGCTGATAAAAGGCCAGATGAAATTAGTGGTGGGCAAAAACAACGCATCGCCATTGCTAGAGCCCTTATCAAAAAACCCCAAGTGCTCCTTCTCGATGAACCCCTAGCAGCTCTTGATCTCAAACTCCGTCAAAAAATGCTTCTTGAGTTAGATCTTATTCATGATGAAGTCGGTATTACATTTCTTTTTGTTACTCACGATCAAACTGAAGCAATGGCTGTCAGTGATCAGATTGCCGTCTTGCATCGAGGCCGACTAGAACAAATAGGATCACCTGTGGAGCTTTACGAATCTCCTAAAAGTAGTTTTGTTGCTGCTTTTATTGGTGATACTAACTTTCTCGATGGTACACTTCTTAAAAAAGTTTCTTCCGATTATAGCCTTTTACGTATCGAAAATTTTCCTGATGTTCTCTGCTACAACGACAAGCAGATTGCCTCAGGGGAACTTATCCACCTCAGCATGCGTCCGGAAAAAATTCATATTTCAAAAGAACGACCAAAAATTTCTTCCCCCCCTCATAATTTGATGCAAGGCATCGTGCATGACGTTGTTTATAAAGGCGATCATACAAATTTTTGGGTAGCAGTTGGAGAGGATTATCGGATTGCTGTGACCCAACAGCATAATCGCACACTTCTTGACGAGACACCTATTCGTTGGAAAGATCAGGTCTGGATTTGGTGGCATGCAGATGATGGATACATGCTAGAAAGGTACCATCCATCAGATGAAAACCTAACACAAACCCCTTCAGAACACGTTGGTTCTGTTCAGGATGTCATCAAGGAGGATCCAGACATTGAAGAGGACTAA
- a CDS encoding hypothetical protein (Product derived from UniProtKB/Trembl:F8LCN0), producing the protein MRQADMEEKTEEHPFYDVDVFRHQEQEYIKQLLLKYKKEPVSEDLKKKIWDELQMEKHSGRIKIPFKVVLKRDAYRKYPDTIEVILDTKV; encoded by the coding sequence ATGAGGCAAGCAGATATGGAAGAAAAAACGGAAGAGCATCCTTTTTATGATGTCGATGTCTTTCGACATCAAGAGCAAGAGTATATCAAGCAATTACTACTTAAATACAAAAAAGAGCCAGTTAGCGAAGACCTTAAGAAAAAAATCTGGGACGAACTACAAATGGAAAAACATTCTGGAAGAATAAAAATTCCATTCAAGGTGGTTCTAAAAAGAGATGCTTACCGAAAATATCCAGATACTATCGAAGTCATTTTAGATACAAAAGTTTAG